Proteins encoded by one window of Haematobia irritans isolate KBUSLIRL chromosome 2, ASM5000362v1, whole genome shotgun sequence:
- the Sirup gene encoding starvation-upregulated protein, whose amino-acid sequence MSQVMNIAKQSSRIMPQIAKQAACFSTSSARLQQGEEFKGTLKPKSARMAEFQKKLRAKTPLGKLDEFSRHPFQEVEPLRPWPNNVNPHTGEIGGPAGPEPTRYGDWERKGRVSDF is encoded by the exons ATGAGTCAAGTAATGAATATTGCCAAACAATCGAGCAGAATTATGCCACAAATAGCAAAACAAG CGGCCTGCTTTTCTACCTCCTCGGCTCGCTTACAACAAGGCGAAGAATTCAAGGGTACATTGAAACCCAAAAGTGCTCGCATGGCGGAATTCCAAAAGAAGCTGAGAGCCAAAACACCATTGGGTAAATTAGATGAATTTTCACGTCATCCCTTCCAAGAAGTCGAACCCCTACGTCCCTGGCCCAATAATGTTAACCCACATACTGGTGAAATTGGTGGTCCAGCTGGTCCTGAACCCACACGCTATGGAGATTGGGAACGTAAAGGAAGGGTATCGGATTTTTAG